One window of Sinorhizobium numidicum genomic DNA carries:
- a CDS encoding c-type cytochrome, methanol metabolism-related encodes MSPGFIISALATVLIACASSGARAEDNKEKAASVKEEDGKHFDAEGNPTFKIENGTVDWYTFSGYRRYHADCHVCHGPDGVGSSYAPALTTSMKNIDYGTFLAIVAEGRKSTIGGKEAVMPAFGDNKNVYCYLDDLYIYLRARAVDAAPRGRPPKKADKPEAATANEASCMGG; translated from the coding sequence ATGTCACCAGGCTTCATCATCTCGGCGCTTGCCACAGTTCTTATTGCCTGTGCGAGCAGCGGTGCCCGGGCTGAAGACAACAAGGAAAAGGCGGCCAGCGTTAAGGAGGAAGACGGGAAGCATTTCGACGCCGAGGGTAATCCCACCTTCAAGATCGAAAACGGCACCGTCGATTGGTACACGTTCAGCGGATATCGCCGCTATCATGCCGATTGCCATGTCTGCCACGGACCTGATGGCGTCGGATCCTCCTATGCTCCGGCCCTCACCACATCGATGAAGAACATAGATTACGGGACATTCCTTGCGATCGTAGCCGAAGGACGCAAGAGTACCATCGGCGGCAAGGAAGCCGTCATGCCGGCGTTCGGCGATAATAAGAATGTCTACTGCTACCTCGATGACCTCTATATTTACCTGCGCGCCCGCGCCGTCGACGCTGCGCCCCGAGGTCGTCCGCCCAAGAAGGCGGACAAGCCCGAAGCGGCGACGGCCAACGAAGCGTCCTGCATGGGTGGATGA
- a CDS encoding YybH family protein — protein MADTVKSIVYLHINSYLPCYATPYAALLNYSRVHSLLEASSFFQPRKFEIANSLIYYENSRSIITIIRRKAMSTTCVSWLIALAACSISMASTEVRAGPLEDDVKAAYTAWDEAFGKGDAKAVATFYTEDALLLPPSHDVIEGPAGVEKFFSGIFGTGATDHRLEAIRVDGDEKLIYGAAKWSAKGKDAQGKDQPWGGIATHVFERQADGSLKIKLHTFN, from the coding sequence ATGGCAGACACAGTGAAATCAATAGTTTACCTCCATATTAACTCGTATCTGCCATGTTATGCCACACCGTATGCGGCGTTATTAAACTATTCCCGCGTGCACTCTCTGCTCGAGGCCAGCTCCTTCTTCCAGCCGAGGAAGTTCGAGATCGCGAATTCTTTGATATACTATGAAAATAGCAGGAGCATAATTACAATTATAAGGAGGAAAGCTATGTCGACGACGTGCGTTAGTTGGCTAATTGCGCTTGCAGCATGCTCCATCTCTATGGCGTCAACGGAGGTTCGGGCCGGTCCCCTTGAAGACGATGTCAAGGCCGCCTACACGGCTTGGGACGAGGCCTTCGGAAAGGGGGACGCTAAGGCGGTTGCCACCTTCTATACTGAGGACGCGCTTCTTCTTCCCCCCAGTCATGACGTAATCGAAGGACCTGCTGGCGTTGAAAAGTTTTTCAGCGGCATATTCGGTACGGGCGCCACTGATCACAGGCTCGAGGCAATCAGGGTGGATGGCGACGAGAAATTGATTTACGGCGCAGCGAAATGGTCGGCGAAGGGCAAGGATGCTCAGGGCAAGGACCAGCCGTGGGGCGGAATTGCCACACATGTTTTCGAGCGACAGGCCGATGGCAGCTTGAAGATCAAGCTACATACGTTCAATTGA
- a CDS encoding ABC transporter substrate-binding protein, with amino-acid sequence MNISRRVFCGVALLAAANPLGFRVLANPSAPKIRVGVLKFGTVNWELDTIKHNRFDAANGIDVEVVYFAGEDATNVAILAGDLDIIVSDWLWVSRQRSQGEDLTFAPYSTAVGAIMVKEDAPIRGIPDLVGKKIGVAGGSLDKSWLLIQGLAQRDYKIDLTKEGDIVFGAPPLLSEKAISGELDAVLNFWHFCARLEANGFRRLIGADDAAKALGASGPVSALGYVFHDEWANEKPDAAMSFVKASAQAKKLLADSDAEWQRLAPIVRAEGRELEVLRDRYREGIPNRPLSEEENDAAKLYEVLADLGGEKLVGEARQMAPGTFWAALKT; translated from the coding sequence ATGAACATATCGCGGCGCGTGTTTTGCGGGGTGGCCTTGCTGGCTGCTGCAAATCCTCTGGGATTCCGTGTCTTGGCAAACCCATCCGCTCCGAAGATACGGGTGGGTGTCCTGAAATTTGGCACGGTGAACTGGGAGCTCGACACCATCAAGCACAATCGATTCGACGCGGCCAACGGCATCGACGTGGAAGTCGTCTATTTCGCTGGCGAAGACGCCACCAACGTAGCAATCCTGGCAGGCGACCTGGACATCATCGTTTCCGACTGGTTGTGGGTATCGCGCCAGCGTTCGCAGGGCGAGGATCTCACGTTCGCACCTTACTCGACCGCAGTTGGCGCTATCATGGTCAAGGAGGACGCGCCAATTCGTGGCATCCCCGACCTCGTGGGAAAGAAAATCGGCGTAGCCGGTGGATCGCTCGACAAGAGCTGGCTTCTGATCCAAGGACTTGCACAGCGGGACTACAAAATCGACCTGACCAAGGAGGGCGACATCGTTTTCGGCGCGCCGCCGTTGCTGTCGGAAAAGGCCATCTCCGGCGAGCTCGATGCGGTCTTGAACTTTTGGCATTTCTGCGCGCGTCTGGAGGCAAACGGCTTTCGCCGCCTAATCGGTGCCGACGACGCAGCCAAGGCGCTCGGGGCGTCGGGACCGGTCTCTGCGCTGGGATATGTATTCCACGACGAATGGGCGAACGAAAAGCCGGATGCGGCGATGAGCTTTGTCAAGGCAAGCGCACAGGCCAAGAAACTTCTGGCTGATTCCGATGCCGAATGGCAGCGTCTGGCACCTATAGTGAGAGCCGAGGGGAGGGAGCTCGAGGTGCTGCGCGATCGCTATCGGGAAGGCATTCCAAACCGGCCTCTCTCCGAAGAGGAAAACGATGCCGCCAAGCTGTACGAAGTCCTTGCAGACCTGGGCGGCGAGAAGCTCGTTGGCGAGGCGCGGCAGATGGCTCCTGGGACTTTCTGGGCGGCATTGAAGACATGA
- a CDS encoding PAS domain S-box protein, whose product MLRHRLIFPVAGVVLVLSLVLAGLWIWTGNVIVSIMSERLIREATQAVHRDVGHLVHGADKAVSRLANGLVRHDVPLANQHAVARELYALLAEEPGVDWLFFGNEAGGLVSVGRLADPSGVFLMTDEFRAGVVREFEALPGGRVGRLRKSEGAFDSRRRIWYAQAKETGERYWTEPYLGLVEPILGVSLSAPVFNKDGNFVGVCGIDLILTQLSRFLQTLEIGDNGRAFIIDATGHLIGASGGVSPVTVGADGGHLRLQASEATDPIVRETARYLGRHPGIAGASSAGPRVFSFIDPERGRIYAAVDRVAPGALKWTIISAVPASDFLRPVYRAAYVSVGIGTVIVAAFVVLGLGTVERTLGPLTALTRAAHAIAKGEWRDVPKVSRTDEVGLLAQAFALMTSRLKETLEGLRRSEANFAEAQRVAHVGYWERDLGTDCLTWSDETYRIFGLTPRPGTVVGLAEAIERIHPEDRPIWNNAAAEAVRGESRYDLEYRIVRPNGEVRIVHSQGDLTRDTSGSPRSMFGTIQDVTERKRVEEALRDSEEQWRAVFENNPTMYFMVDATGTIVSVNPFGAEQLGYTVDELIGRPVQDIFYEADRDAVQRHAAACLEHLGRAMSWELRKIRKNGSMLWVRETARAMLIRRRPVILIVCEDITERKRAEEAARRSEEELRQVIETVPAMVWTALPDGRVDFINRRWQEFTGLSLDGTSGGTWEPEARFHPEDLEQYMSKWRTSLATGHSFEAEVRIRRAADGEYRWWLESAVPLRDEHGTVLKWYGFLVDIEGRKRAEEALQKAQAELAHVTRVTTMGALTSSIAHEVNQPLAAVVTNANAALRWLASHPPNVGEARETLERIVRDGHRAGEVIGRVRALLKKTATATAQVDLNGLIEDSLALVDGEVRRHRILLRTELAHDLPRVAGDRVQLQQVMLNLVMNGIEAMKKVEDRPRELLISSRPHASEAVLVAVQDTGVGLAPQNVERVFEAFYTTKAEGLGMGLAICRSIIEAHGGRLWAAASEPCGAVFQFTLPSDQDGSAPGEHGGQTPAV is encoded by the coding sequence ATGTTACGGCACCGCTTAATCTTCCCCGTCGCCGGCGTCGTTCTCGTTCTAAGCCTTGTCCTAGCCGGTTTATGGATTTGGACGGGAAACGTCATTGTCTCGATCATGTCAGAACGCCTGATCCGAGAGGCGACGCAGGCTGTGCATCGCGACGTTGGTCATTTGGTACACGGCGCCGACAAAGCGGTATCCCGTTTGGCCAACGGTCTTGTTCGTCACGACGTGCCACTCGCCAACCAACATGCTGTCGCACGCGAGCTCTATGCATTGCTCGCTGAAGAACCGGGTGTCGACTGGCTGTTTTTCGGCAACGAGGCCGGCGGGCTCGTTTCAGTCGGGCGATTGGCAGACCCAAGCGGCGTGTTTCTGATGACCGATGAATTTCGCGCCGGCGTCGTGCGCGAATTCGAAGCCTTGCCAGGCGGCAGGGTCGGCCGTTTGCGGAAGTCGGAAGGCGCATTCGATTCACGTCGGAGGATCTGGTACGCGCAGGCGAAGGAGACGGGCGAGCGATACTGGACCGAGCCCTATCTCGGTCTGGTCGAGCCGATCCTGGGCGTCTCGCTTTCCGCCCCAGTCTTCAACAAGGATGGCAACTTCGTCGGAGTGTGCGGGATCGATCTCATCCTGACTCAGCTTTCGAGATTCTTGCAAACGCTCGAAATCGGCGACAACGGGCGGGCCTTCATCATCGATGCCACCGGACATTTGATTGGCGCGTCGGGAGGAGTATCACCCGTCACCGTCGGCGCCGATGGCGGGCATCTGCGCCTGCAGGCGTCAGAGGCCACCGATCCCATTGTCCGCGAAACCGCCCGCTATCTTGGTCGGCACCCAGGCATCGCCGGGGCCTCGTCGGCTGGGCCGCGAGTATTTTCTTTCATTGACCCTGAGCGCGGCAGGATCTATGCGGCGGTCGATCGCGTTGCACCCGGAGCACTTAAGTGGACCATCATCTCGGCGGTACCAGCTTCGGATTTCCTGAGGCCTGTGTATCGCGCCGCCTATGTCTCTGTTGGCATCGGCACGGTCATCGTCGCTGCATTCGTGGTCCTCGGATTAGGGACGGTCGAACGCACGTTGGGGCCGCTGACTGCCCTGACGCGGGCCGCGCACGCGATCGCAAAGGGGGAATGGCGAGACGTGCCGAAGGTTTCTCGAACCGATGAAGTCGGCCTGCTTGCCCAAGCGTTTGCTCTCATGACTTCCCGTCTCAAGGAGACGTTGGAGGGTCTACGTCGAAGCGAGGCCAACTTCGCAGAAGCTCAACGCGTCGCCCATGTCGGCTACTGGGAACGTGACCTCGGCACGGACTGTCTTACCTGGTCAGACGAGACATATCGCATCTTTGGACTCACTCCGCGCCCAGGCACGGTGGTCGGTCTTGCCGAGGCGATTGAGAGGATACATCCAGAGGATCGGCCGATCTGGAACAATGCCGCGGCGGAGGCCGTGCGTGGCGAATCTCGTTACGACCTGGAGTACCGGATCGTGCGGCCAAACGGCGAGGTGCGCATTGTCCACAGTCAGGGCGATCTGACAAGGGACACGTCGGGCAGCCCGCGCAGCATGTTTGGTACGATCCAGGACGTCACCGAGCGCAAGCGCGTGGAAGAGGCGCTGCGAGACAGCGAGGAGCAGTGGAGAGCCGTATTCGAGAACAATCCGACGATGTACTTCATGGTGGACGCGACCGGCACCATCGTGTCTGTGAATCCCTTTGGGGCGGAGCAGCTCGGCTATACGGTCGACGAACTGATCGGCCGTCCCGTACAGGACATTTTTTACGAGGCGGACCGAGACGCCGTCCAAAGGCATGCGGCCGCCTGCCTCGAACATCTCGGCCGCGCCATGAGCTGGGAGCTGCGCAAGATCCGCAAGAACGGCTCGATGCTCTGGGTCCGCGAGACGGCGCGGGCGATGCTGATCAGGAGGCGACCCGTCATCCTGATCGTGTGCGAGGACATCACCGAGCGCAAGCGCGCCGAAGAGGCAGCCCGACGGAGTGAAGAAGAGCTTCGCCAGGTCATCGAGACAGTTCCAGCGATGGTATGGACCGCCCTGCCCGACGGCCGTGTCGATTTCATCAACCGGCGCTGGCAGGAGTTCACAGGCCTGTCCCTCGACGGAACGTCGGGAGGGACTTGGGAACCCGAAGCCCGATTTCACCCTGAGGACCTTGAGCAATATATGTCCAAGTGGCGTACGTCCTTGGCAACAGGCCACTCGTTCGAGGCTGAGGTGCGGATCCGTCGTGCGGCTGACGGCGAATATCGCTGGTGGTTAGAAAGTGCCGTGCCGCTGCGGGATGAGCATGGAACCGTCCTAAAATGGTATGGTTTCCTCGTAGACATCGAAGGCCGCAAGCGGGCCGAGGAGGCGCTGCAGAAGGCACAGGCCGAACTTGCGCATGTCACGCGCGTGACGACGATGGGGGCGCTGACCTCGTCCATCGCCCACGAGGTTAACCAGCCGCTGGCGGCCGTGGTCACAAACGCCAACGCGGCCCTGCGCTGGCTCGCCAGCCATCCTCCCAACGTCGGCGAAGCGCGGGAAACGCTGGAGCGCATTGTCCGGGACGGCCACCGGGCCGGCGAGGTGATCGGCCGGGTGCGCGCGCTCCTCAAGAAGACGGCCACCGCCACGGCGCAAGTGGACCTGAACGGCCTTATCGAAGACTCGCTAGCCCTCGTCGATGGTGAGGTGCGCCGCCATCGGATCCTGCTGCGGACCGAGCTGGCACACGATCTCCCGCGCGTTGCAGGCGACCGGGTGCAGTTGCAGCAGGTGATGCTAAACCTGGTGATGAACGGCATAGAGGCCATGAAGAAGGTAGAGGACCGGCCACGCGAGCTGCTGATCAGCTCCCGACCCCACGCATCCGAGGCCGTGCTGGTAGCAGTGCAGGACACCGGCGTGGGGCTGGCGCCGCAGAATGTGGAGCGGGTGTTCGAGGCGTTTTACACGACGAAAGCGGAGGGTCTGGGTATGGGCCTGGCCATCTGCCGGTCGATCATCGAGGCGCACGGGGGGCGGCTGTGGGCCGCGGCGAGCGAGCCTTGCGGAGCTGTGTTTCAATTCACCCTGCCTTCAGACCAGGACGGGAGCGCTCCTGGCGAGCATGGCGGTCAAACGCCGGCCGTGTGA
- a CDS encoding ABC transporter ATP-binding protein, producing the protein MQHVNANDGVSLPAALDVSAVNYWYGQKQVLADISFSIAPGRFAVLLGLNGAGKTTLFSLISHLYDARHGTVRIFGHDVSREPGEALRRLGIVFQARTLDLDLSVYQNLSYHASLHGIGRPEALSRIGTLLAQIDMSDRLHEKARSLSGGQMRRIEIARALLHRPPLLLLDEATAGLDIHSRAEILAIIRELVIAEGISVFWATHLIDEVEDSDHVVILHKGRVLADGTVDDVVRSCGANSIREAFAMLSGVAPVTVDGVPR; encoded by the coding sequence ATGCAGCATGTGAATGCGAATGATGGAGTTAGCTTGCCTGCCGCACTTGACGTGTCGGCGGTCAATTATTGGTATGGCCAGAAGCAGGTTCTGGCTGACATTTCCTTTTCAATTGCGCCGGGGCGCTTTGCCGTCTTGCTTGGCCTCAACGGAGCCGGCAAGACGACGCTGTTCTCCTTGATCAGCCATCTCTATGACGCGCGCCACGGGACGGTCCGCATCTTCGGCCACGACGTCAGCCGGGAGCCGGGTGAGGCGCTGCGCCGGCTCGGCATCGTGTTTCAAGCGCGCACGCTCGATCTCGATCTCAGCGTCTACCAAAATCTCTCCTACCACGCGTCGCTGCACGGCATTGGGCGGCCAGAGGCCTTGTCGCGGATCGGGACGCTGCTTGCCCAGATCGACATGAGTGACCGGTTGCACGAAAAGGCGCGCAGCCTCTCCGGGGGACAGATGCGTCGCATCGAAATTGCGCGGGCTCTGTTGCACCGGCCGCCGCTGCTGCTGCTCGACGAGGCGACCGCTGGGCTGGACATACACTCGCGTGCTGAGATTCTCGCTATCATCCGTGAGCTCGTGATTGCCGAGGGCATCAGCGTCTTTTGGGCGACCCATCTGATCGATGAGGTCGAAGACAGCGATCATGTCGTCATACTCCATAAGGGCAGGGTGCTCGCTGACGGCACAGTCGACGACGTCGTCCGTTCCTGTGGCGCCAACAGCATTCGAGAGGCGTTCGCGATGCTAAGCGGGGTCGCTCCGGTTACGGTGGATGGAGTACCTCGATGA
- a CDS encoding ABC transporter ATP-binding protein — protein sequence MQPAGAAPLKVDITDKTFRSAKGVTIAALRGLSFEVRHGEFACLLGPSGCGKTTTLRILLGLDRQFSGSYQLPEGGSNRIAAVFQEPVLLPWRTVEQNVRLALSRSLRDKDLDWLFDILGLSAVRSLYPSELSLGLARRAALARAFATEPAILFLDEPFTSLDERTADSLRRLLMTVWAARPTTVLMVTHNLREALLLADRIIVLSPRPAQVLGIFDVRLSRHLRDTPALDELVLAFHERFPLV from the coding sequence ATGCAACCCGCTGGCGCCGCCCCGCTTAAAGTCGACATTACCGACAAGACGTTCCGATCGGCTAAGGGGGTTACGATTGCCGCATTGCGCGGACTTTCCTTCGAGGTCAGGCACGGCGAATTTGCCTGCCTGCTGGGTCCCTCCGGCTGCGGCAAGACCACGACCTTGCGAATCCTGCTGGGTCTCGATCGGCAGTTTTCGGGCAGTTATCAGTTGCCCGAAGGCGGCTCCAACCGCATCGCTGCGGTCTTCCAGGAGCCGGTGCTTCTCCCCTGGCGAACAGTGGAGCAGAACGTCCGACTTGCGCTGTCTCGGAGCCTCAGGGATAAAGACCTGGACTGGCTGTTCGACATTCTAGGTCTTTCCGCAGTGCGCTCGCTCTACCCTTCGGAGCTTTCGCTGGGGCTTGCGCGCCGCGCCGCCCTTGCGCGGGCCTTTGCCACGGAACCCGCCATTCTTTTTCTGGACGAGCCTTTCACCTCGCTCGACGAACGGACCGCCGACAGCTTGCGCCGTCTTCTGATGACGGTTTGGGCGGCCAGGCCTACCACCGTGCTAATGGTGACCCACAATTTGCGCGAGGCCCTTCTGCTTGCCGATCGTATCATCGTGCTATCACCGCGTCCGGCGCAGGTGCTTGGCATCTTCGACGTGCGTCTCTCACGCCATTTGCGCGACACGCCAGCGCTCGACGAGCTCGTTTTGGCCTTTCACGAACGATTTCCGTTGGTGTGA
- a CDS encoding ABC transporter permease, with the protein MTLQSAAGRIPAEPTTERGFSARQYLVCLKGILIREGLRFLNQRERFVSSLVRPLLWLFVFAAGFRQVLGVSMMPPYKTYVLYEVYITPGLCGMILLFGGMQSSLSMVYDREMGNMRTLLVSPFPRWFLLVSKLLAGVTVSIMQVYAFLAVAWFWGVNPPWIGYLLILPALFLSGMMLCSLGMLLSSMIKQLENFAGIMNFVIFPMYFASPALYPLWRIEESSPLLHKICLANPFTYAVELIRFALYGQIDWGSLMIVVAFTVLFLGGAILAYDPSNGFLGRKQDTGGNA; encoded by the coding sequence ATGACCTTGCAATCTGCCGCAGGCCGCATTCCCGCCGAGCCCACCACAGAACGTGGCTTCAGCGCCCGTCAGTATCTCGTGTGCCTCAAAGGCATCCTGATCCGGGAAGGACTTCGCTTTCTCAATCAGCGAGAGCGCTTCGTCTCGTCACTGGTTCGTCCGCTTCTGTGGCTCTTCGTCTTCGCCGCCGGCTTCCGTCAGGTGCTTGGTGTCTCGATGATGCCACCCTACAAGACCTACGTGCTTTATGAGGTCTATATCACGCCCGGCCTGTGCGGCATGATCCTGTTGTTCGGCGGCATGCAGTCCTCGCTCTCGATGGTCTATGACCGGGAGATGGGAAACATGCGGACCCTGCTGGTCAGCCCGTTTCCGCGCTGGTTCCTCCTGGTGTCGAAGCTGCTCGCCGGCGTCACGGTGTCGATCATGCAAGTCTATGCTTTTCTGGCGGTAGCCTGGTTCTGGGGCGTCAATCCACCATGGATCGGCTACCTATTGATCCTACCCGCGCTGTTCCTGTCAGGGATGATGCTGTGCTCGCTCGGCATGCTCTTGTCGTCGATGATCAAGCAACTGGAGAATTTCGCGGGGATCATGAACTTTGTTATCTTCCCGATGTATTTTGCCTCTCCAGCGCTCTATCCGCTGTGGCGCATCGAGGAATCGAGCCCGCTTCTCCACAAGATCTGCCTCGCAAATCCGTTCACTTATGCGGTCGAACTGATCCGCTTCGCCCTCTATGGACAGATCGACTGGGGATCGCTCATGATCGTGGTTGCGTTCACCGTGCTGTTTCTGGGCGGCGCGATCCTCGCCTATGATCCATCAAACGGCTTTCTCGGCCGCAAGCAAGATACCGGAGGAAATGCCTGA
- a CDS encoding methanol/ethanol family PQQ-dependent dehydrogenase: MTAAGFLTAAIAGNALANDELMALAADAKNWAMPTGDYANTRYSKLNQINKDNVKDLQVKWTFSTGVLRGHEGGPLVIGDVMYVHTPFPNIVYALDLKNEGKILWKYEPKQDPNVIAIMCCDTVNRGVAYGDGKIILAQADTMVTALDAKTGKVAWQVQNGEKTDGGMAESSTSAPMVVKDKVIIGISGAEYGVRGHLTAYNLSDGKRAWRAYSTGPDSETLIDPEKTTHLGKPVGKDSGMNTWEGEQWKTGGGTTWGWYAYDPELNLIYYGTGNPSTWNPNQRPGDNRWSMTIFARDAETGMAKWAYQMTPHDEWDYDGVNEMILVDDMEINGQPRDVLVHFDRNGFGYTLDRATGELLVAKKYDPTVNWATEVVMDPNSEQYGRPQVVDKYSTEHNGEDVNTTGICPAALGTKDQQPATYSPKTKLFYVPTNHVCMDYEPYRISYTAGQGYVGATVNMYPTPNSHGGMGNFIAWDAAKGEIVWSKPERFSVWSGALATDGDVIFYGTLEGYIKAVDTQGNELYKFKTPSGIIGNINTFEHGGKQYVAVLSGVGGWAGIGLAGGLLGVEGAAAWQEAMAGERVPTEESEVVATAGLGAVGGYAALAEYTTLGGQLTVFGLPD; encoded by the coding sequence ATGACCGCCGCTGGATTTCTGACAGCGGCTATTGCCGGAAATGCATTGGCCAACGACGAACTGATGGCCCTGGCGGCCGACGCGAAGAACTGGGCGATGCCCACGGGCGATTACGCCAACACCCGCTATTCGAAACTGAACCAGATCAACAAGGACAATGTTAAGGACCTGCAGGTCAAGTGGACGTTCTCCACGGGCGTATTGCGCGGCCATGAAGGTGGTCCACTCGTGATTGGCGACGTTATGTACGTGCATACGCCATTCCCGAACATCGTCTATGCGCTTGATCTCAAGAACGAAGGCAAGATCCTCTGGAAATACGAACCAAAGCAGGATCCGAACGTCATTGCGATCATGTGCTGTGACACCGTCAACCGCGGCGTGGCCTATGGTGACGGCAAGATCATCCTGGCCCAGGCTGATACGATGGTCACCGCGCTCGATGCCAAGACCGGCAAGGTCGCTTGGCAAGTCCAAAATGGTGAGAAAACCGACGGGGGCATGGCCGAGTCCAGCACGTCCGCGCCCATGGTGGTCAAGGACAAGGTCATCATTGGCATATCCGGTGCCGAGTACGGTGTCCGCGGTCACCTCACGGCCTACAATCTGAGTGATGGCAAGCGAGCCTGGCGGGCATATTCGACGGGTCCTGATTCAGAAACGCTGATCGACCCGGAGAAGACAACGCACCTCGGCAAGCCGGTGGGCAAGGACTCGGGGATGAACACCTGGGAAGGCGAGCAATGGAAGACCGGTGGCGGAACGACGTGGGGGTGGTACGCCTATGATCCGGAACTGAACCTGATCTACTATGGTACCGGCAACCCTTCGACCTGGAACCCCAACCAGAGACCCGGCGACAACCGTTGGTCTATGACGATCTTCGCGCGCGACGCCGAAACGGGTATGGCCAAGTGGGCCTATCAGATGACGCCTCACGACGAATGGGACTATGACGGCGTCAACGAAATGATCCTTGTCGATGACATGGAGATCAACGGTCAGCCGAGGGACGTGCTCGTGCATTTTGACCGCAACGGCTTCGGCTACACGCTCGACCGTGCAACGGGTGAGCTTCTTGTTGCCAAGAAGTATGATCCGACGGTCAACTGGGCGACCGAGGTCGTGATGGACCCCAACAGCGAGCAGTATGGGCGTCCGCAGGTCGTAGACAAATACTCCACTGAACATAACGGCGAGGACGTCAACACCACCGGTATCTGCCCGGCAGCGCTCGGAACGAAGGACCAGCAACCGGCGACCTATTCGCCGAAGACGAAACTGTTCTACGTGCCGACCAACCATGTCTGCATGGACTACGAGCCGTACAGAATAAGCTACACGGCCGGCCAGGGCTATGTGGGCGCGACCGTGAACATGTATCCCACCCCGAACAGCCACGGCGGCATGGGTAATTTCATTGCCTGGGACGCGGCCAAGGGTGAGATCGTCTGGTCGAAGCCGGAGCGGTTCTCGGTGTGGTCAGGTGCGCTCGCAACTGATGGCGACGTCATCTTCTACGGCACGCTTGAAGGCTACATCAAGGCGGTGGATACGCAGGGAAACGAACTGTACAAGTTTAAGACTCCCTCCGGCATCATCGGCAACATCAACACCTTCGAACACGGCGGCAAGCAGTACGTTGCGGTTCTGTCGGGTGTTGGCGGCTGGGCAGGCATTGGACTCGCCGGCGGTCTTCTTGGAGTTGAGGGTGCAGCAGCCTGGCAGGAGGCGATGGCCGGTGAGAGAGTTCCGACCGAGGAAAGCGAAGTCGTCGCCACGGCAGGTTTGGGTGCGGTAGGTGGCTACGCCGCATTGGCCGAATATACCACGCTGGGCGGACAACTGACGGTATTCGGCCTTCCGGATTAA
- a CDS encoding ABC transporter permease — translation MPAATALASLLGLCLLWSLAAGIWPSRAFPPPLEVWRVLLKEAASGDLGYHLAMTLSRVAAAYVVAMIVGSVIGVLLGMHRRADSFFNPWLVLFLNLPALVVIVLAYIWFGLTEAAAIGAVAINKIPNVVVTMREGARALDSRFAEMATVYRLGPIDRIRHILMPQLQPYFAAASRSGIALIWKIVLVVELLGRSSGVGFQIYLYFQIFDVAAILAYTLAFVAIMLLIELLLVQPLERHATRWRRPA, via the coding sequence TTGCCTGCGGCGACGGCCTTGGCATCGCTGCTCGGACTGTGCTTGCTCTGGAGCCTCGCGGCCGGAATCTGGCCGAGTCGCGCGTTTCCGCCCCCGCTCGAGGTCTGGCGGGTGCTTCTCAAGGAAGCGGCGAGCGGCGACCTTGGCTATCATCTGGCAATGACGCTCTCGCGGGTCGCGGCCGCCTATGTCGTCGCGATGATCGTCGGCTCGGTCATCGGTGTCCTGCTCGGCATGCACCGACGGGCGGATTCCTTTTTCAATCCGTGGCTTGTCCTCTTTCTCAACCTCCCGGCGCTGGTCGTTATCGTCCTCGCCTACATTTGGTTCGGCCTGACGGAGGCTGCCGCGATCGGCGCCGTTGCGATCAACAAGATACCCAATGTCGTCGTCACCATGCGCGAGGGTGCGCGCGCGCTCGACTCCCGTTTTGCGGAAATGGCCACCGTCTACCGGCTGGGACCGATCGACCGTATCCGCCATATCCTGATGCCTCAGTTGCAGCCCTATTTCGCGGCCGCCTCGCGCTCCGGCATTGCGCTGATCTGGAAGATCGTGCTCGTCGTCGAGCTGCTCGGCCGCTCCAGCGGTGTCGGCTTCCAGATCTATCTCTACTTCCAGATATTCGATGTTGCCGCCATTCTTGCCTATACGCTGGCCTTCGTGGCCATCATGCTGTTGATCGAACTCCTTCTGGTGCAGCCACTTGAACGACATGCAACCCGCTGGCGCCGCCCCGCTTAA